Genomic window (Luteibacter yeojuensis):
TGCTGCAGACCGTCGTCGGCGAGGACGAGGTCGCAGCCGGCATCGATGAGCAGGCGTGCCGCCTCCGGGCGTTCGCGGCCAATCGCCACCGGTACGCCGCTCTGCCGGATAAGACTGGGTTCGTCGCCCACCCTGGCCGGATCGTCGTCACCCCTCAACAGGTACGGGCCACGCTCGCTCCCGCCGTAGCCGCGGCTGACGACGCCGGGCGCAAAGCCACGCGCGGTCATGGCCTGGGCAAGCGCGACGATCAGGGGGGTCTTCCCCGTGCCGCCGACGGTGATGTTGCCGACCACCACGACGGGCACCGGCAGGCGTACCACGGCGGACGGATCGTCCCGGAAGCGCCTTGCGCGGCGCCCCGAGACATGGCGGTAGAGCGATTCCAGCGGGCGCGTCCACCAGGGCGGCGACCCGCCGCCATACCAACGCCGTTGCAAGGAGGCGCCCAGGGCCACGCGCTCAGCCCGCCGCGGCCTGCTCGTGGAACTGCATGCGATGCAGCGCCGCGTACTGGCCGCCCATGTCGAGCAACTCGCGGTGCGTGCCGAGTTCGATGATCCTGCCCTGCTCCATCACGGCGATCTGGTCGGCATGCTCGATGGTGGAGAGACGGTGCGCGATCACCAGCGTGGTGCGGTCGCGCATCAGGCGGGTGAGGGCGTCCTGGATGAGTCGTTCGGACTCGGTGTCGAGGGCGCTGGTTGCCTCGTCCAGCACGAGCACCGGCGCGTTCTTCAGGATGGCCCTGGCGATGGCGAGACGCTGGCGCTGGCCGCCCGACAGCGAGTTGCCGCCCTGGCCGATGCGCGTGTTCAGGCCTTCCGGCAGGCGCTCGATGAATTCCATCGCGTTGGCCGCCTGCGCCGCGGCGACGATCTCGGCCTCGGACGCACCGGCCATTTCGCCATAGGCGATATTGGCGGCGACGGTATCGTCGAAGAGCACCACGTGCTGCCCCACCCAGGCGATCTGCCTGCGCAGGGAGGCCAACGTGTATTGCGCGTAGTCGCGACCGTCGATGAGGATGCGCCCTTCGGTCGGCTCGTAGAAGCGCGGCAGCAGGCTTACCAGGCTCGACTTGCCGCTACCGGAACGGCCGACCAGCGCGGTGACCGTACCCGGCGCGCAGACGAGGTCGACACCGCGCAAGGCGACATGCGCGTTGCGCTCGTAAACCAGCCGCACGTTCTCGAAACGGATGTCGCCCCTGGTACGGCCGAACTCTTCCGTACCGTGGTCGACTTCCGGCGGCTCGTCGATGATCGCGAAGAGGTCTTCCGCCGCGCTCACCCCCTTCTGCAGGTTCGACTGGATGCCCGCGAGGCGCTTCAACGACGGCAGCATGCCGCCCATCGCCGTCAGCACCGCGGTGAACACGCCGGGGGTGATCGTCTCGATGACGCCGGGGCGCGTACCCAGGAAGACCAGCACGGCGAGCGCCATCGCGCCCACCGTCTGGATCGTCGCACTGGAGGCCGCGCTGGTCGCCGATACCTTGAGGTTCAACCGGCGCTGGCGGTCGGCGATCTCGTGGAAGCGGGCGCCCTCGTAGGCCTGGCCGCCATAGATGCGCACTTCGCGATTGGCGGCCACGGCCTCCTCGACGGCGCTTGTGACGGTACCCATGTTGCCCTGGATACGCTTGCTGATCTTGCGGTAACGGCGGCTGATCACCGTGACGATCACGACGACGCAGGGCACCAGCACGAGCAAGGCCATCGCAAGGTACGCGCTCTGGTAGAGCATGACGGTCAGCAAGCCGACGACAGTGAGGCTTTCGGTGACGGCCACCTTGAGCGAGTCCGACGACGCCGCCGCCACCTGCTCGCTGGTGTAGGTGATGCGCGAGATCTGCTGGCCCGAGGGCTCCTTCGCGAAGAAGGTCGACGGCAGGCGGAGGTATGCCGCGAACACGTCGATGCGGATGGCCTGGACGACGTTGCGTCCGACGTAGGCGATGCCGTAGTCGGTGCAGTACGAAGCGATGCCGCGCACGGCGAAGATGCCGATGATCCAGATCGGCATCCAGAAGATCGTGTGCGGATCGCGCGCGATGAACAGGTTGTCGATCAACGGCTGCAACAGGTTGGTGAACAGCGACAGGCAGGCGGGATCGATGATCATGCCGATGATCGCGATGATGCCCGCCGTGCGGAACCGTTTCGTGTAGCCGAGCAGGCGCTTGTAGGTGCGCCAGGTGCGTATGTCCCAGACCGTGACTTTCTGCGTGCTCACTTGCCCACCGCCGCCTCGGTCGGCGTGGTGGCGATCGAAAGACGGGTGAAGCCCAGCTGGCCCAGCGCGTCCATGGCGCGCACCACGTTCTGGTGCGGCGTCATGGCGTCGGCGCGGATCACGACGATACGGCCGCGGTCGGGACCGGCGACGCGCTCGATCGCGGACTTCAGCGGATCGATGCCCTCGCCCTGCACCTCGTCGCTGCCCACGGCATAGTGGCCGTCGCGATCGACGACGACGGTGAGCGCGTTGTCCGTCGCCTCGCGTGCCTCGCTGTCCGCCTTCGGCAGGTTGACCTTGAGGCGCGAGTGCTCGATGAAGGTGGTGCTGAGCACGAAGAACATCAGCAGCGTAAGCAGGACGTCGATCAGCGAGATCACGTTGATCTCGAAGTCGTCCTCGCGACGGGAACCGATGCGCATGGGATCAACCGGCCTGCGTCGTGGCGGCTTCCGGCGCGGCGGTGCGACGGCGCGGCACCGGGCGCGATGCCGAGAGATCGTCCAGCAGCGCCGTGGCTTCCTTCTCCATCTGCACCACGTAACCGCCGACCTTCGAGCGGAAGTAGCGATGCAGCACGTAGGCGGGAATGGAGACGACGAGGCCGAAAGCCGTGCAGATCAGGGCCTCGCCGATACCGCCGGCCATCTTGGTCGGATCGCCGATGCCGCCGGCCATCACGTTGAGGAACATGCGGATCAGGCCGATGACGGTACCCAGCAGGCCGAGCAGCGGGCCGATGAGGGCAATGGTGCCGAGCGTGTTGAGGTAGCGCTCCATGCGGTGGACCACATGGCGCCCGGTGTCCTCGATGCGCTCCTTGATGATCTCGCGCGGGCGGTCGCGCACGGCCAGCGCGCCGGCGAACAGTTCGCCCAGCGGAGAACCCTTCTCCAGCGCGGCGAGGTGGGCGGCATCGAGCTTCGACGAGCGCGCCCACTCGCGGACTTCGGCGCCGAGACCCGGCGGCAGCACGGCCGCGCGGCGCAGGGCCCAGAAGCGTTCGAGCACGATCGCCAGGGCTGCCAGCGAACAAATGAGGATCGGCAGCAACGCCCAGCCGCCAGCCAGAAGGATCTCGAGCACGTGAACCCCGGAGCTACGAAAAGTCAGGCGGGCATGATAGCAGGGCCGGCGACGGGGACTGAGCAACCAGTCGCAGACCGCCACTCAGACGGCCCCGCGCCCCGCCAGGAGCTGCAGAACATTGTAGGAGCCGGTATAGCGGCGAGGGGCACCTGCCTCGCCGCTTCATCGCTGCGTGGGCTTCTCGCCGCTATAGCGGCTCCTACCACAAGCCGATCAGTGGGCGAGGAGTTCCAGTTCGGCCACCGCCCCGGGGGCATCCGACTCCAGTACCAGCCGGTACTGCTTGTACGCCACCGGCTTCGCGACCACGAAGGCCCGCGTCTGCCGGTGCCACGGGAAGCGCTCGTCGCGGCGTTCGTCGAGGGTGGCCCACTGCTTGCCGTCCGCCGAACCCTGCAGGATCCAGCGCGACGGCGCTGGCTGGCTGGCACCGGAGGTGATGGTGTAAGCCGCGACGCTGGCCGGTTTCGCCAGGCGGTAATCGACCACGGTCTTACCCTTCGGCAGGGCGAACTCGGTCGAGGAATCGTTATCCGCCACCGCGGCAAGCTTCGCGTCGCGATGACCGTCGAGGGTCGTGCCATCGACACGGGTCACGTCGCGCAGGGGATCGGGCTTTTGCCCCTCCGCCGTGATCGATGCCGGCAAGGCATCCGCCCCGGTACCCCACTTCGACGGTTCCGGCCCCATGACGAAATCGAGCGTCGCCCCCTTCGCCAGCAGTTCGTGCGGCAGGGTCAGCTTGTTCCAGGCCTCTCCGTTCACCTTCAACGATTGCACGTAACGGTTCGTATCGCTGACGCCGGGGGCGCGGATGTCGATCTTCGCCCCGTTCTCCAGCGCAATGGTCATGTGCGGGAAGTGCGGCGCGCCGATGACGTATTCCGGCGTGCCCATGCGCAACGGGTAGAAGCCCGCCGCGCCGAACAGCCACCATGCCGACATCTCGCCGTTGTCTTCGTCGCCCGGATAGCCCTGGCCGATCTCGCTGCCCACGTAAAGGCGCGACACCGCGTCACGCAGCTTGTCCTGCGTCTTCCATGGCTGGCCGGCTTCGTCGTACATCCAGATGATGTGGTGCGACGGCTGGTTGGAGTGGCCGTACTGGCCCATGCGCACGTCGCGCGCCTCGAGCATTTCGTGGATCACGCCGCCGTAGTCGCCCACGTCGAAGGTCCCCGGCGTCGAGAAGAAGGTATCGAGTTTCGCCGCCAGTGCATCGCGTCCGCCGTACAGTCCGGCCAGGCCGGCACCGTCCTGCGGTGCGTGGAACGCCATGTTCCAGGCATCGGTTTCGGTGTAGTCGCCACCCCAGCGGGTCGGATTGAAATCCTTCGCGTTCCAGCGCCACTTGCCTGCCGGATCGCGGGCGACGAAGAAACCCACCTCGGGTTCGAACAGGTTGGTGTAACCCACGGCACGCGAGCGATACCACACGGCATCGTCGGCATAGTTGCGATAGCTGTCGCCGGTCACCGGCGACTTCGCCAGCGCCGCGGCGAGGTTGCCGATGGCGAAATCATTGATGTAACCGTCCATCGACCAGGACAGGCCCTCGGACACGGTGTCGTCGGTATAGCCGTTGAACAGCGAACGTTCGATGCCCTTGCGACCCGCGCCCTTCACGTCGCTGACGCTCGACGCGTTGCGGATGGCCGACTGGTAGAACGAGGCCACGTCGAAATTGCGCACGCCCTTCAGCCAGGCATCCGAAAAGGCCACATCGGAGCTGGTGCCGACCATGAGGTCCGCATAGCCCGGCGATGTCCACCGCGCGATCCAGCCGCCGTCGCGGTACTGTTGCACGAAGCCGTCGATCATCTGCCCCGCCTCCGTCGGCGTGAGCAGGACATAGGCCGGCCATGCCGTCCGATAGGTATCCCAGAAGCCGTTGTTGACGTAGGGCTTGCCGTCCACGATGCGCGCGCCGGTATGCGTCGGCGTGTTCTCGCCGGTGGCCGCGGAGAAGGGACTGGCGTAACGCCACACCGGCTTCTCCTTGCTGCCGGTGTTTTCGTACGCCTGGTTCGGATACAGGAACAGGCGATAGAGGTTGGAATAGAGGATGGTGCGTTCGTCGCGCGTCGCGCCCTCCACCGCGACGATGCCCAGGCGCTTGTCCCAGGCCTTGCGGGCGCGCTCACGCACGCTGTCGAAGGTGTCGTTCGCGGCGATTTCCTGCGCGAGGTTGGCTTTGGCCTGGTCCACGCCGATCAGCGACGTGGCGATACGCATCGTCACCACACGGCCGTCCTTCTTCGACGTATCGAAGCCGAACCATGCGGACGCGGCGTCGCGCTTCTCGCCGGTTAGCCGGCCGCTCTCGGCCACGGGCTTGTCGAACTCGGCATAGAAGAACAGGCGCGTGGCACCGGTGGACAACCGGCTCTTCACGTCGGACCAGCCCTGGATGGAGCGATGGGCTGGATCCAGCGTGACCGACGCACGGTCGTCGAGGTTGTCGAACACCAGCTGCGACCGCTTGCCCGCGAAGGTGAAACGGAACATCGCGGCGTGGTCGGTGGGCGTGATTTCGGTCGCGATACCGTTGTCGAAGCGCACGCCGTAGTAATCCGGGTGCGCCACTTCGGCGTCGTGGCCGAACGACAGCGCACGCGTCTCGCGCTTCAGCGGCGGCGCACCCGATGCCGCCTGGGCGGGCATCACCTGGAAGGTCTGCCGCTCGCCCATCCAGGGGCTGGGTTCGTGCGACAGGCCGAAGGCCTCGATACGCGGACGGTTGTCGTCGCCGTTGCGCTCCTGGTACTGGTAGATCCAGTTGGAACCCGCGTTCGTGGTGGGCGTCCAGAAATTGAAGCCGTGCGGCATCGCCACCGCGGGGAAATTGTTGCCGCGCGAGAAATTGGCGTTCGCGTTCGAGCCGCGGCGCGTGTCGACAAAGTCGGTGGGATGCGTGCTCGCCATGTCCTTCACCACACCGACGCGCACGTCGTCGATATAGCCCTCGAAGCGCTTGCCCGCGGGCGCGTCGGCGACGAGTTCGATGGAACGCACGCGGCGTCCCTTGGCGACGGCCGCGAGGTCCACGCTCACGTAGTTCCACTGGTCCGGATAGAGCACGCGCCCTTCGCCCTGCCCCTTTGCCGTGGCGGGCACACGATGCTGGTCGCGTGCGCCGCTCGCCGACAGGCGCGAGCCGTCGTCGAACACGACGTCGACGCTTACGTAGTTGGCGGGATTGGCGAGGTCGTCCTTGTTCGAACGCGGGAAGACCAGCCAGGAAAGGGTCGTGCCGTCGGTCACGCTCAGGTCGGTGTCGAACAGCTTCGCCGTCGTCGCACGACCGGTGGCGGTCCCCGCGTAGCGCAGCGAATGGGTGCCGGTAAAGCCGACGTTCGCCTTCGCGGTGAGCACCGCCTCGGGCGGCGGACCGCCAACCACGCGCACCTCCAGGCCACCGGCGGCGCTCCCGGCGAGCAGCGGCGGATCGCCTTGCTCGAAGGAACTGTCGAAACGCTGGGTAGCCGCAAGGGCCGCTCCAGAGACGAGGATGGATGACATCGCCAACGCGAGCCCCGTCTTTTTCCACACCGGCATCGATCCCGTCACGCTCATCCCCTCGTTTGCGGAAACGGCATTTAAATCGTTCTAAATTCAGGATGTCAAATGCACCGCAGCACCGCTTGACATGCAACTATTTACTTGCCTATGCTACATGCAAGTATTTACTTGCGCGTCTTCGACCATGCCCGCACGCCCGGACGACACCGATCTCCTCTTCAAGGCACTGGCCGATCCCGGCCGGCGCAGGCTCCTCGACCTGTTGCATGCGCACGACGGCCGCACGCTCAACGAACTGTGCGAACACATGGACATGAGCCGGCAAGGCGTGACGCAGCACCTGGACCTGCTGGTCGCGGCGAACCTCGTCGTCACCGTGCGGCGCGGCCGCGAAAAGCTGCACTTCCTCAATCCCGTGCCGCTGCAGGACATCTACCGGCGCTGGATCGCCAAGTTCGAAACGCCACGCCTGAAAGCGCTGGACGACCTCAAACGACGACTGGAGAACGACGATGGCTAGATCCACCTTTGTCTACGTGACCTACATCCGCAGCACGCCGGAGAAAGTCTGGTCTGCGCTCACCGACGAAGACTTCCAGAAGCAGTACTGGTTCGGCATGCGCTGTGAAAGCGAATGGACGCCCGGCGCCGCGTGGCGGATGATGTCCCCCGACGGGGTCGTCTACGACGCGGGCAGCATCGTCGAATCCGAACCTCCGCGGCGCCTCGTCATCCGTTGGCAGCACCAGAACTTCCCGGAACTCAAGGCCGAAGGCGATTCGCTCTGCACGATGGAAGTGGAAGCCACCGGGAGCGCGGTCAAGCTCACGATCACCCACGCCATCGAGCGCGAGCCGTCGAAACTGATCGACGCCGTGTCGGGTGGCTGGCCGGCGATCCTGTCCAATCTCAAGTCCCTGCTCGAGACCGGGCAGGTCGTGCTGGACCGACCTGCCGGTCCCAAATCCTGAATCATTCGCGCCAGTAGCGGTACGACGGACGACGCCATTCGCGCGTGACCGCCGGCGGAGACGCCGCGGGAAAGTCGATGCGTATCGCACCGCTGCGTGCCGTCACATGGACGTCCGTGCCCATGGCGGCATGCCGGTCGACGATGGACGGATGCGGATGGCCGAAGCGATTCCGCCAGCCGGCCGATGCGATCGAAAGCGTCGGCCGCACCGCCGCCAGCCAGGAAGGATCGGACGAATGACGGCTACCGTGGTGGGCCATCGTCGTCACCGTCGGAAGCGGTGAGACGAGATCCACGGCATCCATGCGCCGTTCCGCCTGCTTGCCGATGTCCCCGGTAAGCAGGAGACGCCCCGCGCTGCCCTCGACGACGAGGACACAGGAGCGATCGTTCGATGCCGTTTTCCTTCCGCGATCCTCGGGCAGCGCGACGACACGGAAGGAAACACCATCCCACGACCAGGATGCGCCGGCGATGCAAGGCGACGCGGCGAAGCCGAGGCGATGGGGCTCGCCCGACCATCGGGAGGCTTCCGGGTAGCGCCGCGCTACCGAGGCGGCGCCACCGGCGTGATCGTTGTCCCCGTGACTGATCACGAGCCGGTCGACGGGCGCGATGCCGAGCGCCGCGATCGCGGGCAGCACGATACCGGCCCCCGCGTCGCTTCCGCCCGCGTACCTGGGTCCGGCGTCGTATACCAGCGTATGGGAGTGCGTGCGAACCAGCACCGCCAGCCCCTGCCCGACGTCCAGCACCCAGGCGCGAAAGGCGCCGGGCATGGGTGCTTCCCGCGGTGGCATGCCGAGTGGCAGGAAAAGCCATAGGCCATAACCGCGCAGGGGGACGCCGCGTGGCGCGAACAGCCATGCCGCACCGCATGTCGCCAGGAGCGTCGTCGCCAGTCCGCCCTCCGCGACGCCGAGGTTCGCCAACGGCCACGCCGCCATGCTTTCGAGCAGCCGCCACAGCCGGCCCAGCACCCACGCGGACGGCACAAGGAACAGATCGGCCAGGAACGGCAGGCCGAGCGCTGCGCAGCCCGACAGCGTGAGCGGCACCACCACGAAACTCACCAGCGGTGCCGCGAGCAGGTTCGCGAAGAATCCGACCAGCGACGCGCTGCCGAAGAACCACAGGCACAGGGGAAGCAAGGCGATGCTCATCGCCGCCTGCGCACGCACAAGCTCTCCCAGCCAGCCGCGCCACCCCGCGGAGCGCGGAGCGACACACAGCGTCAGGAATCCCACGCCCGCGAAGGAGAGCCAGAAACCGGGAGAGAGCACCGCGAGGGGGTCCACCACGAGCACGCCGAGCACGGCGGCGGAAAGCAAGGTGGCGCCGCCTGCCGTGCGCCTGCCGATGGCGGCGAACACCACGACCGCGATCATGAGCAGGCTGCGCACCGTCGGCAGGCCCATGCCTGCCAGCAGGCCATACGTTCCCGCCACCCCCAGTCCGAGCGCGGCCTGGGCGATCTGGCGAGGCAACCTGAGCGCCAGCCATGGCAGCAGGCCGTAGAGAAGCCGGGCGAGCACGACGCCGCCTCCGGCCGCGACACCGATATGGAATCCGGAAATCGCCAGGAGATGGGAGACACCCGTCGCCCTTGCCGTGTCCCAGTCGGCCGGATCGAAACCGCGCGTGTCGCCCACGGCGAGCGCCTTGACGATGCGCGCGTCGCGTTCGCCGAGGCGCGCGTCGAGCGTCTTCGCGATGCGGTGGCGCCAGCCGTCGACACAGGTGGAGGTGGACAACCGCTCGCTGGCGGAAGCGTCGCGCACATAGCCCGTCGCCACGATGCGACGCTGCAACGCGCCACGTTCCGTATCGGCCGGCCCCGGATTCAGCACGCCACGAGGCCGGCGCAGGCGCACGGTGAGCCGCCAGCGCTCGCACGGTCGCGGCGCCACGGCGCTGCGGTACCAGGTCAGTCGCAGGCGTCCGCGCGGTACGCCGCCGTCGCCTCGCCGCCCCTCCGGCTCGAACACGAACGCGGTATCGGCGCCGCTGCGCCGTGGCAGGTCGACGACGCGTCCCGTGACGACGACATCCTCGCCGTTGCGCGACGCCGGCCACCGCGCCTGCATCGCGCAGGCGCCGTGCGTCGCTGCCCATGCCGCGAACAAGGCCATCGCGGCGAACCACCGGATGACGGAGCGCTTCCCCCGCCACAGGACGACGGCAGCGATCGCGCATGCCGACGCGGATACCATCGGCGAAGGCAGCGATGCCAGCCCCTGCACCACCGTGCAGCCGACGAGGGCGGCGACGGCGACGGAAACGAGCGAAAAAGGAACGCGCACGAAGAGCGCCGCACGATGTGACGATAACGACGCTCAGCCTATGCGCAAGCGGCGCTCGCGCGGTTCGCGACGGCGTGTCGGCGCAGGGAGCCGTTTACGACGGGTCGACGCCGATGCGGCCTCAGTCGGTGGTGCTGCGGAACCGGCTGCGATCCCGTCCGGTGCCGGCCTGACGCACGCTGGGCGCCGCGCGCGGCGTGGCCGTGGGTGCCGGACGGTGATCGCCACCCCGGTCGCCGCCGCCATGCCAGCCACCGGACGGCCGGTTGCCGCCGCCCTGCCAGTTGCCGGGGCGGT
Coding sequences:
- the msbA gene encoding lipid A export permease/ATP-binding protein MsbA — protein: MSTQKVTVWDIRTWRTYKRLLGYTKRFRTAGIIAIIGMIIDPACLSLFTNLLQPLIDNLFIARDPHTIFWMPIWIIGIFAVRGIASYCTDYGIAYVGRNVVQAIRIDVFAAYLRLPSTFFAKEPSGQQISRITYTSEQVAAASSDSLKVAVTESLTVVGLLTVMLYQSAYLAMALLVLVPCVVVIVTVISRRYRKISKRIQGNMGTVTSAVEEAVAANREVRIYGGQAYEGARFHEIADRQRRLNLKVSATSAASSATIQTVGAMALAVLVFLGTRPGVIETITPGVFTAVLTAMGGMLPSLKRLAGIQSNLQKGVSAAEDLFAIIDEPPEVDHGTEEFGRTRGDIRFENVRLVYERNAHVALRGVDLVCAPGTVTALVGRSGSGKSSLVSLLPRFYEPTEGRILIDGRDYAQYTLASLRRQIAWVGQHVVLFDDTVAANIAYGEMAGASEAEIVAAAQAANAMEFIERLPEGLNTRIGQGGNSLSGGQRQRLAIARAILKNAPVLVLDEATSALDTESERLIQDALTRLMRDRTTLVIAHRLSTIEHADQIAVMEQGRIIELGTHRELLDMGGQYAALHRMQFHEQAAAG
- a CDS encoding ExbD/TolR family protein; this translates as MRIGSRREDDFEINVISLIDVLLTLLMFFVLSTTFIEHSRLKVNLPKADSEAREATDNALTVVVDRDGHYAVGSDEVQGEGIDPLKSAIERVAGPDRGRIVVIRADAMTPHQNVVRAMDALGQLGFTRLSIATTPTEAAVGK
- a CDS encoding MotA/TolQ/ExbB proton channel family protein, which codes for MLEILLAGGWALLPILICSLAALAIVLERFWALRRAAVLPPGLGAEVREWARSSKLDAAHLAALEKGSPLGELFAGALAVRDRPREIIKERIEDTGRHVVHRMERYLNTLGTIALIGPLLGLLGTVIGLIRMFLNVMAGGIGDPTKMAGGIGEALICTAFGLVVSIPAYVLHRYFRSKVGGYVVQMEKEATALLDDLSASRPVPRRRTAAPEAATTQAG
- a CDS encoding GH92 family glycosyl hydrolase, coding for MSVTGSMPVWKKTGLALAMSSILVSGAALAATQRFDSSFEQGDPPLLAGSAAGGLEVRVVGGPPPEAVLTAKANVGFTGTHSLRYAGTATGRATTAKLFDTDLSVTDGTTLSWLVFPRSNKDDLANPANYVSVDVVFDDGSRLSASGARDQHRVPATAKGQGEGRVLYPDQWNYVSVDLAAVAKGRRVRSIELVADAPAGKRFEGYIDDVRVGVVKDMASTHPTDFVDTRRGSNANANFSRGNNFPAVAMPHGFNFWTPTTNAGSNWIYQYQERNGDDNRPRIEAFGLSHEPSPWMGERQTFQVMPAQAASGAPPLKRETRALSFGHDAEVAHPDYYGVRFDNGIATEITPTDHAAMFRFTFAGKRSQLVFDNLDDRASVTLDPAHRSIQGWSDVKSRLSTGATRLFFYAEFDKPVAESGRLTGEKRDAASAWFGFDTSKKDGRVVTMRIATSLIGVDQAKANLAQEIAANDTFDSVRERARKAWDKRLGIVAVEGATRDERTILYSNLYRLFLYPNQAYENTGSKEKPVWRYASPFSAATGENTPTHTGARIVDGKPYVNNGFWDTYRTAWPAYVLLTPTEAGQMIDGFVQQYRDGGWIARWTSPGYADLMVGTSSDVAFSDAWLKGVRNFDVASFYQSAIRNASSVSDVKGAGRKGIERSLFNGYTDDTVSEGLSWSMDGYINDFAIGNLAAALAKSPVTGDSYRNYADDAVWYRSRAVGYTNLFEPEVGFFVARDPAGKWRWNAKDFNPTRWGGDYTETDAWNMAFHAPQDGAGLAGLYGGRDALAAKLDTFFSTPGTFDVGDYGGVIHEMLEARDVRMGQYGHSNQPSHHIIWMYDEAGQPWKTQDKLRDAVSRLYVGSEIGQGYPGDEDNGEMSAWWLFGAAGFYPLRMGTPEYVIGAPHFPHMTIALENGAKIDIRAPGVSDTNRYVQSLKVNGEAWNKLTLPHELLAKGATLDFVMGPEPSKWGTGADALPASITAEGQKPDPLRDVTRVDGTTLDGHRDAKLAAVADNDSSTEFALPKGKTVVDYRLAKPASVAAYTITSGASQPAPSRWILQGSADGKQWATLDERRDERFPWHRQTRAFVVAKPVAYKQYRLVLESDAPGAVAELELLAH
- a CDS encoding ArsR/SmtB family transcription factor — translated: MPARPDDTDLLFKALADPGRRRLLDLLHAHDGRTLNELCEHMDMSRQGVTQHLDLLVAANLVVTVRRGREKLHFLNPVPLQDIYRRWIAKFETPRLKALDDLKRRLENDDG
- a CDS encoding SRPBCC family protein, producing MARSTFVYVTYIRSTPEKVWSALTDEDFQKQYWFGMRCESEWTPGAAWRMMSPDGVVYDAGSIVESEPPRRLVIRWQHQNFPELKAEGDSLCTMEVEATGSAVKLTITHAIEREPSKLIDAVSGGWPAILSNLKSLLETGQVVLDRPAGPKS
- a CDS encoding DNA internalization-related competence protein ComEC/Rec2; the encoded protein is MRVPFSLVSVAVAALVGCTVVQGLASLPSPMVSASACAIAAVVLWRGKRSVIRWFAAMALFAAWAATHGACAMQARWPASRNGEDVVVTGRVVDLPRRSGADTAFVFEPEGRRGDGGVPRGRLRLTWYRSAVAPRPCERWRLTVRLRRPRGVLNPGPADTERGALQRRIVATGYVRDASASERLSTSTCVDGWRHRIAKTLDARLGERDARIVKALAVGDTRGFDPADWDTARATGVSHLLAISGFHIGVAAGGGVVLARLLYGLLPWLALRLPRQIAQAALGLGVAGTYGLLAGMGLPTVRSLLMIAVVVFAAIGRRTAGGATLLSAAVLGVLVVDPLAVLSPGFWLSFAGVGFLTLCVAPRSAGWRGWLGELVRAQAAMSIALLPLCLWFFGSASLVGFFANLLAAPLVSFVVVPLTLSGCAALGLPFLADLFLVPSAWVLGRLWRLLESMAAWPLANLGVAEGGLATTLLATCGAAWLFAPRGVPLRGYGLWLFLPLGMPPREAPMPGAFRAWVLDVGQGLAVLVRTHSHTLVYDAGPRYAGGSDAGAGIVLPAIAALGIAPVDRLVISHGDNDHAGGAASVARRYPEASRWSGEPHRLGFAASPCIAGASWSWDGVSFRVVALPEDRGRKTASNDRSCVLVVEGSAGRLLLTGDIGKQAERRMDAVDLVSPLPTVTTMAHHGSRHSSDPSWLAAVRPTLSIASAGWRNRFGHPHPSIVDRHAAMGTDVHVTARSGAIRIDFPAASPPAVTREWRRPSYRYWRE